The Coffea arabica cultivar ET-39 chromosome 6e, Coffea Arabica ET-39 HiFi, whole genome shotgun sequence genome contains the following window.
ATAAACTTCACAGTTCATACTTCcaaaagaaattattaattataaaatttccATCCCTTTCAAGGTGTAATAACTGGATtgtattaacaaaaaaaaactctcaaAGTCACTCATGAATTTAATCAATGGCTCTTTGAACTGTCAATCACAACAAAGACTCTTAAAGTCTTTGTGAAATAGAAAATTAACGTTTCGAAACTTGCTCCCATCAATTGCCACCATATGGCTTCTCCAACTTCTCCAATTTCTGTGGTTTGTCCCCTCCCCCATAGTACAGGAGTAGGAGAAGATGTAAGTATGGATTGTTGACATTcgactcgaaaaaaaaaaaaaaaaaaaaaaaaaaagtactactcAGGAACTTAGAAACCACGCTTTAAGCCCCTCTGAATTAAAGGCGCAGAAATACCAGTCTTCCTTTTCCACGATTCCATCTGGCACGATGACAAAGGAGCATTTTTCTTTGCTTTGACCAAAACCTCTACTTCACGTATTGCTTTCCAATGTACTACAAATTTAACTGTCTTCTTCTAAGCCTATAACCACCTTCAGCTGTATCATTCTCTACCACTGATCTCTTTGAAACTGCCCGATTACCGTTCTACACACCGTTTGACAGTCATTCTACCGcctttcccccccccccccccccccccccacttCTACACTCCTCTTAACACACTAGCCCTTCTTTGATTCTTCAGAAATTTAACCATTTGACAGTCATTCTACTGCTTTCTACCCTCCACACTCCTCTTTAACACACTGGAACTCCCATTGATTCTTCAGTAATCGATCAATTCTCCTCCTGTCAAATACTTGGCCATCAGTGAGCTAACTATTTTGTAGCAAGTATAACTTTACCCATAGACATCAATATAAATGATGGGATTTCTATACTCATCGCCTTCTATCAGTAATTAGAAGATGACCAATTGATGAGTATAGAAATAGATCTTAATCTTCAAAGATCACATAAATCAAGAAGCCCTCATCACCACGCCACCAAAAGACAAATCTTCCATGCTGTTCGCCGCACAAACTGGAAAATTCAACAAGGGAATCAGGACTTAAAAGCTGCAAGGAACTTCAGCTTCTCTATAGTTCATAACTATCATACCAAAAAGAATCTTGACATTTTTGCTACAGGGATTTACAGTTTCGCTGAGACTCAGTTTTCCATGTACAGAAAATCTAGCCAGTTGGGATATTAGTGACAGCGTATTACACAGAAAAAGAATCTAAACATAGCCGTAATCCATAGAAAAGATGAGAAGAATTTTGTAACAAAATTGCCATACAAGTTTGTGGCTGTGTTTAATGTTTGTACAGAAAGCGTTGACAAATATACTGATCCAATGGAAAAATGAGTCTTATCCGGTGAAAAGCTTCCTGAAATCCTTTCGATCTTTCGCTGCCTCCGTTAAAGCAAGGAATCTCTTGAATCCAGTTGTAGCAGCACCTCTTCCAAGTGCAGCTGCCCTGGCAAGGACATCTTCCCTGGAAATTAAGCTTCCAACCACAACTGGACTTGTTATTGCAGGTGCTGCAGAGGGAGGGGGGGCAGATGGGACAGCTGAAGGGCCAGCAATTGCAGGCTGAGTAATTCCTGACCCACGTCGACTAAAATCATCCAATATACTTTGTTGGTCAGTTCTCTTCAGACCCTGTGGAAACATCAGACAAGCAACAAGCAAAATCAGTACTGTTAAGCCCAAAATATGCAATTGACATTCATTTAATATCCTTACAACCAATTTTGGCCACTTCATGTTCTTCCAAAGCTCATAATACAGAAGATGGCTTGGGCAAAATAAATTATGGAGACTAAATGCATAAGTTGCTTTATAGAGAGATGAACCAAAAGAGTTATATATTCAACTAATGCAGACCAAGGGCGAAAAGCTTACTATTAGGCTTTTCATATAATAAAATATACAGAAGCACAAGTATTCACGAACTCCCCAAGTAAAAGTCAAAACATGCAGAAGATAAGAATGCAGCAACCCCACCATAATTCCTCAGTAATCCCACcatttagccaaaaaaaaaaaacttctttaattgattTATCTTTCTACCAATCTTACTAGTGGAACTTCACCAAAGATCAAATAGTGATTTGCAATAATAAGATGTTTCTGACTATCACAAACACTTCCTCTTTTTCGaaagaaaatttgatttttcatgaaaatctAGTCTTGCTACCTAAATCTCCATAATAATAAAGGAATAAACAAACATAATATATCATCCCCACTTTCTtattcaaacaaacaaaaaaaaggaaggtgCAGAACTTTTCATGGCAATACCacaaaacatactacaagaCACAAAAGAAATTATAGGTGCATGTCATAAAACACCAATCTACAGGCAGGCAGAGAGAAAAAACAAGCAGATAGTAATTTAAGGAATAAGTGCTTTTTTCCTGTCTGACAAATAATTTGAAACAAAAGTTCAGGAAACTACATGGGACTTGAAGAACCCAGAAAACCTCTCTTTTGAACCCAGATCACCATTTTCCAATCTTCAGACACGTTTCATTCCAATAAATATATAACTAGCCAAGATGTTACACTTTTTAATACCAGAAACTTCTTATAAGGAATCTATTCGTTATAACATCTGCCAGAGACCAGCTTAGAAAGCAACTTTGGTAACTTCTAGGTAGGCCTTACCAAACTCTTTGCATCAAAATCTAATTATCACATATCCTTGCAGACCATTTTAACATGCCCAGGAAAAGCACAAATTACCTTTAGCACAATCAAATTATAAGCCAAAGACCGACATTCCAATccaatcatttttattttcacaaaTCCAAAAACTATGATAGGTCTGCAAGGAAAGGAGGAGAAATGGATCATAAGGTTGGTAATAATGGATTTCAACCTTAAGTTCCAGAATCCGTTGGAATTCAGTAGGTGTTCCCTCTGGCAGTAGTGCACAATATGTATCTGCAACAGAATCAATCGGGGAGAGTATGACCTGTACAACAAACGAAATTCAATATCTAGTAATGCATGTTATGCAAAAATTTATTGAACAACGCGATAAAGATACTTAAAAGTAGAAAACTTCAACTCTAATTTAGTCACAGACCTTCAAGAGTGCTTCCGCCTTGCTCATCTCACGACTAACAAATTTTGAGTAGCTAGAAGCTCCAGAAGTCTAATAAGAGAAACAAACACATTTGATAAAGAGGTATTATAACATTCAGTAAACAGGAATGACATAAATCTAAtgaaaagtttcctaaaaaCCGATCCTTcagaaaaataatttcaaattggTCCCATGACCAACTAGCTAATGAAGGATGAATCGAAGATATCCTGTAATATAGGCTGGCTAATTTAACACATCAGCAGCAGGGTCGTAcaaggagaaaaaaagaaaaaaattaggaaaagataGGCAAAACCTCCTGTAGGTGTAGACAACTAGACCAAAACTAGTTATAATAATCTAATCTTCAGTTTTAACTTGATCCGCCTAAATTCAGAAACCAAAGGCACACTTCTTTCACCCTCAACTAGTTTTTATTGCCTATTCATGAGGAGTTTAAATGGACAAGCCtgcaatagttttttttttggagttacATGTTGGAATGGTGAGGATGTAATTAGTGTCAATTGAGCTCATATTTTGGGTCAAGGTACAAGTAAGCTTTTTCATTGGAAAGAGTAGAGATGTATGCTTTTTGAAAAAATCCTACCACAGTAGGAAACCTTCACCTAGATATTAGGTTCTCACTCCTTTACTTGCATGATTTAGATTGAGGTCCAGAGGTCATTATAATAATCCCAACACGGGATCCCAAAAAcgtgagtttgtttggacaagagtttatttggatgatttatttgagataattactgtagcactttttgtgatgtgatttatgtgagataaaaaggtgattgggaagataaaaaggtgattgagatTTGTgaggcaaattattttttttcaaattatctctatccaaacacacttgcTGCTCATAACTAATGGACTATAGAAGCCAAGTTAAAGTTTaattagaaaaatgcaatcatTCAGGATACCTGTCTTCCAAGGGAAGGAATATCCAGAAGAATAGTCTTTACAGCCTGAGTATCCAACAACATCTGCAAATGCACAAAATCTTATTTCACATCAGAAAATTTTCCTTGCATGAAATGGACCCAAAACTACATGCTTGATTAAAGAATAACAATCGTGATCTGAACAAATTAGATATAAGCACAGATAGAAAGTGTTGATGATAAATTAGGTCCAACCAGTGTAGAGAACATGACAGAGCAAGAgggcaaagaaaaaggaagaagaagaagtataCTTGCTGTGCTCCAGTTTCTGATATCTGCTTGCACCTGAATATATTGGAATAAAAACGTGGAGGAAGAGATGACGCAAGCTGCATGGTACAGGAGATTATGAGCAGTTCAATCCAAAATGCATGTGGAAAACCACTATAAAAATAAATGTGAGCTATCTAGAACTTTCCATGACAATGAAGATGGTTCATATTTTTAAAAGATAATAGAATGAATGTTAAAGTTGACAAaactgaaaaaatgaaaaatacaaacTGAACTGATACAAGTTTCACACTCACCTTATCAAGAAAGAACTGGAAgtaaattgaagaaagaagggTTCCGAGTGCAGGGATGCTGCTACTAAATATTGTATTTATTCCATTGACATATCTGCAGGAAAGTTTAGAAGGTGATTGGATTTCTTCCAAACTATTGTCAAAATAGATTAATTAGGTAAGAAACCAATCTTACTCTGATTGATCACCAACACTTTCAAGCGTACTCCATGGAACTCGCGTCATTGCAAGCATTTCAGCATCAAATTTAGTTTCTATACCATGTACAAGTGTTATCAATGCTTTTGTTATCACCGCCGAAAATTCATCCTGCACCAATGGATCCTTGTCAGAATTTCAGAGAGATATTAGACTTTGAAGAAATCCAAGTACTcaataaatgaaatttttacTACCTGTACTTCAGACATATCCACCTTGTCTACAAATTGAGGATCAATTAGTTTGGACACATTTTCAGCCAATTCACCGGACTGTCACGACAAAAAGTGTTAGGATATTACTACCATGAAAAGTATCACTATGAAGGAAGTGGAAGACAAAAAGATGATACTTGCAAAATCACTTTTACTTATCACCTAATATCAAAGGCATGTCTTAAGCATGGCCAGAGTAAATTGTGCCTTTTCGGTTCTAGTAAAGCCATTGGTTGTGAAAAACAGACCAATACTcacttgaaaatttcatatgaacagaGAAATACTTTGTAACAGGGCAgcagaaaagaaataaaagttcaATCCATAAGTCATTGACAGGTATTGCAACTCATGAGgaatgaaaaacaagaagaacaaTAACAGTATTGTGCCAATCACAATAAAGCAGCAAACAACTGTCACACCAGCTAGAAGAGGAACATCCCCCACCGGTTAAAATTTCTCATTCCCAATATCAATATAGCTcagaaaaaaaagattaaaaagaaataaTGATGTGTGAATTTGTAGCTCTAATTCGACTTAACATAGATGTTTCCTATTGATTCCCTCTGAAGGTATGTCGACCAACATATAGTACTTAGCTTCTATTGACAGATTTAACCTTTGTCTTTGTCCTATTAGCACTTAAAACCAAAAAGCTCACACCATTATAAACAAATAATGCTATCTAAAATCCCAACTGACCGTTTTGTGGCAATATTCCGCGGTATTTACAATATAACAGATCACCCTTTCGTCCTTATCAGATGTCTGCAAGTAATGGGTCATTGAAGTAACATAGAATTAGTACCAAGTACTGAGAAATTATACTTCATATGCCAATTGAGGATCTTTAAAAAGGATATTAATACCTTAATTTGTCCATCCATTCCCGTTGCAGCAGCAACAATTCCTGTTCCTCCCTTGGGCAGTCTAGCAAAAAGCTTTGTGGCATATGCTTTAAGAATTCTTTGAAATACCTATTGACAAGACAATGAGTAAGATACCCTCTAAAAAATATTAAGGCTAAACATAGAGTAGTaaatagaagaagaaacaaaaatactTCACATAAAAAATTCAGAACATCCAAAGAGGAATCTCTGACACCAACAATGAGATTAATATTGAGATGGGAAGAGTagcaaaatatcaaatatacacctTGAACAAATTGAATAATGTCTGGTTCTTTGTCAAAGCACTGCAGCGCTTTAAGCTCCTCCTGATGATCAAAAACACCTTCACCAAGAAATGAAACACAAATTAAAAGCAAGAATTAAAAATTCTTCATAGAAAAGGCATAGCAATACTgcaaaatattaatacatcaaaGTGCCTCACTGATAGTATTAAAGTAGTCAAAAGCTCATCGGGTAAACACAATGGTGCAATATTAAGAATGAGGTATGAATTAtttgtttgtatttttttggcagaaattcGACTAGCATCCCCAGCAGCATATTGAACTTCAAATTAGCTCCATTAAAAGTATAGATGCATAAGCATACTATGTGGAAAGGATAAATGGTGAAGCTATGTAGCAAGAAAGATAGATATGTGATCTATTGTTCCAAGAACAATGGATGAGTGGTAAATAGAATGAGTGAATCCTGTCACGGCAGCAGGAAGAAAATGCCAAATGGAAAACATATTTTATATCTTAATCAGAAGCTATATACAAGATGTCAAATAATGATGTCAAGCCCTTATCAATTGTTATTATTGGCAGATTTAATAAGGATGTGGAAGTAAAGGAGAAATGTATCAAACAGTATGTACAGGAGATGATATGCCCAAATCTAGTTGAATCTGATTTTCTGTAGTATATACCTGCATGCTACTGGATAAAATATTTGTTTGGCTCCCTTCCTCAATTTCCCAAGTTTCTTCCTGTGATTTAGGAGAAAATTCACATCAATAAAGGAAATGAAAAGTGAGGAGGAAGGATCTAACACCATGGTAAAACGAAAATAAAACCTACATTACCTGGACCAGTTTCTCTAGATTTTCCATGAGAGTCTTCTCTTCCAGTTCCACATAGACTATCAAGTAAGGTTCAAAGCAAGATGAAATGATCCCTCGAAAGTTAAACTGTCATGTCAATTGACAAGGAAAATTATCAGGTCTAAACAAGATCCCAATTCATGACATGATGTCAGACATCAAACACAAGGCATAACAATCATGTCAGAGGTTGAGCTCCCCGTTTTCATAACTCAGCAAACATGTGCCAATATGTTCAAATATAAACCAtgactttgttcaaataaaacAGATTTCTTTCTGTAACTTTGCATCAATTACAATTATAAGATGCGATGTCACCTACTCAAAAGCTCTCTGTGCATAAACACATTAACTGATGATTGCCAACTGTGAGAAGAATAGTAAACATGAAATTAGTGTAGGTGTCTAATATGACAGAGATCTTGCACAATTGCTTATAAGGCTTTCAGCAGAAAGTTAAAGGTAAAACTCCTATATATCTTAaggatgaaaaataaaatcaagccTCACCCCAGCTGCAGGAGCAGACAAATCTTTGCATCCATCTGGCTCCTAACGACatgaaagcaaaagcaaaaaatgGCAGTCAATGAAACAAGATCATCATTCAGGTCGGATGTCTTAACACAATTGTGCATTGACTAGTGTATACCTCTTCTCCACTTCCCTGATGCCTAGCAAGCTTCTTCTCATACTTCTTTCTAATATCTGAAACATTGTCCCCCCTATCTGCTTCCTCCGTGTCAGTCTTTTTTTCTCTGTTCTGGACACCACCACCGAATTTCTCCGCCAATTCTTCCTCAAATTCCAGAGTTCGTTGTAGTGCCTCCAGATTGCaccaaaaagtgattatcaAAACAccagaataagacaaatcttttCCAAGATGACTATCAAGATTCACAAAAAACCTTTAATAGGTCAAACAGTCACCAATAACCATCCCATAGAACAAATGAAGCAAAAAAAAGTCTGACTCAGAAGTCTAAATGTGACTAAAAGACAGAATGGCTTTTCAAATATACTTATAAAACCTCATATATGTGGAAGAATGCCATGCCTTATCGTCTACACATCTTAGATGAGTTAAAGTGAATACACTATTGCAGTTGGTTCTTTCGAAAATTTGACTTCTGGTTAAGAATTATACTCCCTGTGAATGTAAAGCTCCAGAAGTGATTGGAAGGTTTTGATATAGGGACTAAGCTTTTAAAGCTTGTTCTGCTGCTTGAAGAAACAAAACTTACAGCAGAAGTTTAGATCAATTTCAGAACTCTGATTATAGCCAAGCCCCTAGGTACAGTTTTGGCAGCAATAACCTTCTTAGAAAATTATTTGGCCTCCAATCCAACATCATAAACCCATTACAAACTCCCTTGTGGGCAGTTTTATTATAATCTTCTTAAGTTGCCATTTATGAAATATCAAAGTCTACAAAGAAAAATTAAGTCTTTTCACATTTGATTATCAAATTTAGATTGAATAAAGTACCTTCTATTATTTAAATCAACTTTGAACTAAGCATCTCGAAGAATATGCTTGAAGAGAGTTTAAAAAGTCCTATACACCACACTACTTAATGCCAAAAGCCAACATCAAAAAGTGAACTAAACAAATTTCTATTTCCCCCcacaattttttctttctaaatcCAAACTGTGCGGATGGAAGGATATAAGAAAGTTTTGATCTTTGGGTTCCATAATTCAAATTCTCAGAAGGTGGTGGAAGTTTTGATCTTTGGGTTCCATAATTCAAATTCTCAAAAGGTGGTGGCATCAGCCCTATGAAGCAGACTTGACCCAACGCAGCAAGGGCTCCTCTGTAATCGGGAAAACTTTCAGAACAACTAACACATCAAACCAGCACAATCCCTTTTAATACAGAGGTGCAAATTCCCCAAGACTTGTTTGTTTTACCAACAACGTACAAATGCATTAACAACTAAACACTAATTATCCTGCAAATATGCCTAGTGAACTATTTCAGGTCCATATCAATGTCCTGGACAGATGGGAGAAGTTTACTCTTCTATCTTTACTGGTAGGACTAATACAGAAAGAAGCGAATTTGGGCAGGATCTTCATTGTTTGATCAATTTCAGATTTTTGCACATATAGGCCATCATCTTGACAAAGGAAGTTCAGTGAAAACGCAGATTGAATAtacttgagagagagagagagagaattatGATGTAATAGTTCGTATATAACGAGATAAAAGTAACTTACCAactgctcaaaaaaaaaaaaaagaacttacCAATAACAAAGTTCCAACATCCGGTTTTTCCTTCAAATTATCAAGGATATCTACAAGTTGCTtcctgggaaaaaaaaaagaaaaagaaaaggagtagGGTATGAGGctcttttttttgtgtgtgcaGTTGCCCATAAAATTGTCATTACAACCTGTACTATTGCAATTTTGTCAACATTTCAAAACCATTTGCTATTATTTCATTGTATGCAATAGATAAAATTTAATGACAACAAAAGCTATAGTCCCAAAAggtaattgaagcaaacaaagaATTATAACAATTATAGTTAAGGTAATTGAAGAATTATAAGAAGATATCATCTCCGGGTTAAGTTTACTTAACAAGTCTGACAAATCGGACAACAACCCAGATGGGGTGTGTTTACATGTCAATGTGATAAAACCAAGAGGAGGGGTCAGGGGGGGAGCGTAAGGACATCTACTTATTTTCTTAATTGAGCTCCTTATTTAACCTTTTCTTCAAAGTTCTCTTCATGTGTTCTTATTCACTTTTTACACCATGAGATAATCGCCCTAAAAGAGAATTCCAAAAGTTTTACCATCAAACACTATTTCAATTTTGTGGATAGCCTTTTTAAGAATCACTTGTTAAGTTAATTTCacaaaacaaaggaaaattgAACAAGCCCTAAATGATAACATGTGCTTGTAACAAACCTTGTCAACTTGCAGAACTGGATGCAAAGCAAATAAGCAACATGCCATGATGCAGGAAATATTTTCCATATCTCCTCATTCGTTCTCAATCGGCGTTTGATCCAGGAATATCTCCTTTCTGCTTTGTCTAGCTTTGCTAACTCTGAGAAACAATTCAAATGAAAAAGATTTTAGGATGCAACACATCATATATATAAAACTGTATATATTACTTAAAGCAGATTTAAAAGACAACAGTTGTATAAAAGAAGCCCAAAACAAAGTGAGAGGCCCGGAGGCCGGGCAAAGAGTCAAGTCAACCAGGCTTGACAAATTGATCAGTTTTTGgccccaaaaacaaaaaatcacaaatttgGACTAACCAGCTCCTTCAAATATCTGTTGATATGAAGTAAGCTCTCTGCTGCAGAAATTCTTTACCAACTCTTCCCTAACTGACGGCTCCAAAGCATCAACAACTAAGCAAGCATCTGATAGCTGCTGCAGCAAATTGCTTTCCTCCGTCTCTTTTCCCGTACCTaagctggaaaaaaaaattaggtttTAGAGGGAGTGAAAGGTAGTTGGTAAAAGTCCAAAGGAAAAAGAACCAGAACtaatagaaaaaataataaaaataaggtGACAAGAATCCTACATTTGGCCTTTTTATATTCCAACGTCTAATAAAATAATCCTATGTTTGCCTTAACAGGTATCTAATTACATTTCTCTGCTTACCAAGCAAGTTAAAGACTTACCCTAGAACACTGATTCTGCAATGGAATACATCTTATAAAAACAAAATTCTTAGAAAGTATACCTTTTTTGCCTTAAATAAGAATTCATTATCTAAATGTTTAGAAAGTTGTCATGCGATGGCACAGAAAGGAAGGATATCCCAATACCTTTTAATTCATTCAAATCAAATCTAACAAACAACCAGTAAACAGCATAAAGGGGACAAGAGATTTTGAACTTATATTCTGATGAACCTGGAAAAATCAGAGAAGACATAAGACTTGAGAATTTGTTTGATGCTCTTAAACTTCTCCCTGAGTTctgtgatctttggaatatctCTATAAGCTTCAAAATGACTACACAACTGGTTTACAGCCTAATATTGAACCAGAAAATACAATTAGAAACAGGAATAATTCTAAGAGCAAAAGAAATTGACATCATGGGCTCAAACACTACTGAGACAGCAATTTAGCAATATGTATAATTAAAGGCCCAAACAAATTGTCTAATCAGGCATGCAACAACTAGTGCAtgaaaattacactttatt
Protein-coding sequences here:
- the LOC113696042 gene encoding vacuolar protein sorting-associated protein 53 A-like codes for the protein MEVMDKQSALDYINQMFPTEASLSGVEPLMQKVQSEIRHVDAEILAAVRQQSNSGSKAREDLAAATHAVEELMYKIREIKTKAEQSETMVQEICRDIKKLDFAKKHITTTITALHRLTMLVSAVEQLQVMASKRQYKEAAAQVEAVNQLCSHFEAYRDIPKITELREKFKSIKQILKSYVFSDFSSLGTGKETEESNLLQQLSDACLVVDALEPSVREELVKNFCSRELTSYQQIFEGAELAKLDKAERRYSWIKRRLRTNEEIWKIFPASWHVAYLLCIQFCKLTRKQLVDILDNLKEKPDVGTLLLALQRTLEFEEELAEKFGGGVQNREKKTDTEEADRGDNVSDIRKKYEKKLARHQGSGEEEPDGCKDLSAPAAGFNFRGIISSCFEPYLIVYVELEEKTLMENLEKLVQEETWEIEEGSQTNILSSSMQVFLIIRRSLKRCSALTKNQTLFNLFKVFQRILKAYATKLFARLPKGGTGIVAAATGMDGQIKTSDKDERVICYIVNTAEYCHKTSGELAENVSKLIDPQFVDKVDMSEVQDEFSAVITKALITLVHGIETKFDAEMLAMTRVPWSTLESVGDQSEYVNGINTIFSSSIPALGTLLSSIYFQFFLDKLASSLPPRFYSNIFRCKQISETGAQQMLLDTQAVKTILLDIPSLGRQTSGASSYSKFVSREMSKAEALLKVILSPIDSVADTYCALLPEGTPTEFQRILELKGLKRTDQQSILDDFSRRGSGITQPAIAGPSAVPSAPPPSAAPAITSPVVVGSLISREDVLARAAALGRGAATTGFKRFLALTEAAKDRKDFRKLFTG